The Caulobacter sp. 73W region CCGGCCCGCTGATGAAATCGCTGTGGGAGGCGCTTCCCCAACTCGCCGTGGGGGGTACGCCGAGAGTGCGGCTGAATTGACGCCGCTGGTCACTTCGTCCGTTCGGGGCGGCGACGTGATCATGGTGAAGGGGTCCAACGGTTCGAAAGCCGGGACGGTCGCGGCCGCCCTGGCTTTGCTCGGTTCAGGCTCTGGTACGGGTGGGGACCACTGATGCTGTATCTGCTGTATGAGCGCCTTAGCGATCTGCGCGAGCACATCCCGCTTCTCAACCTGCTGAAATATCTGACGTTCCGCACGGTCATGGCCGTGATGACCGCCCAGCTTGTGGTCATCCTGATGGGCTCGCGCTTCATCCGCTGGATGCGCGCCAAGCAAGGCAAGGGTCAGCCGATCCGCGCCGAGGGCATCCAGCGTCACGTGGTCGAAAAGGCCGGCACGCCCACCATGGGCGGGCTGATGATCCTGGCCGGCGTGTTCGTCGGCACCCTGCTGTGGGCGGACCTGTCCAATATCCACGTCTGGGTGGTGCTGTTCGTGACCGGGGCCTACGGCCTGCTGGGCTTCATGGACGACTACGCCAAGGTGACCAAGCAGACGACGGCGGGGCTTTCCAGCCGCCAGAAGCTGGTCGCGCAGGTGCTGGTGGCGGTGATCGCCTCCGTCCTGCTGATCGTCTTCTCGCCCAAGTCGCCGACGACGCCAGGCCTGGAGACCAGCCTGGTATTCCCGATCTTCAAGCAGTTCATCTTCAATCTCGGCTGGTTCTACGTGATCTTCGCCGCCGTCGTGCTGGTGGGGGCGTCGAACGCCGTGAACCTGACCGACGGGCTGGACGGCCTGGCGACGGTGCCGGTGATGATCGCGGCCTCGACCTTCGGCCTGATCGCGTACCTGGTCGGCAACTACGTCTTCGCCAACTACCTGCAGCTCCATTTCGCGCCGGGCGTGGGTGAACTGGCGGTGTTCTGCGGCTCCATCATCGGGGCCGGCATGGGCTTCCTCTGGTACAATGCGCCGCCGGCCAAGATCTTCATGGGCGACACCGGCTCGCTGGCCCTGGGCGGCGCCCTGGGCGCCGTGGCGGTCAGCTCCAAGCACGAGATCGTCCTCGCCATCGTCGGCGGCCTGTTCGTGGCCGAGGCGCTGTCGGTGATGATCCAGGTCGCCTACTTCAAGAAGACCGGCAAACGCATCTTCCTGATGGCGCCGATCCACCACCACTTCGAAAAGCTCGGCTGGGCGGAGTCCACCGTGGTGATCCGCTTCTGGATCGTGTCGCTGATGCTGGCCCTGGTCGGCCTCGCCACCCTGAAACTGCGCTAGGGAGGGCTGGTTCAGGTCATGATCCCGGTCCGCGGTTTCGAGGGTAAGACAGTCGCCGTCTTCGGCCTGGGTCGCACGGGCCTCACGGCGGCGCGCGCCCTGCTGGCGGGCAAAGCCAAGGTCATCGCCTGGGACGAGAAGGCTTCCGGCCGCGACGCCGCCCAGGCCGAAGGCCTGACCGTGAAGGACCTGTGGGCCGCCGACTGGTCGGGCATCTCCGCCCTGATGCTGTCGCCGGGCGTGCCGCTGACCCATCCCAAGCCGCACTGGGTGGTGGAGAAGGCGCAGGCCGCCGGGGTCGAGATCCTGGGCGACATCGAGCTGTTCGCCCGCACGGTGAACGCCGCGCCGGCGCACAAGCGCCCCAAGGTCGCCGCGATCACCGGCACCAACGGCAAGTCCACGACCACGGCCCTGCTGGGCCACATCTGCCGCAGCGCCGGCCGCGACACCCGCATCGGCGGCAATATCGGCTATGGCGTGCTGAGCCTGGACGACATGCACGGCGGGGCGGTCTACGTGCTGGAGACGTCGTCCTACCAGCTGGACCTGACCAGCAGCCTGAAGGCCGACGCGGCGGTCATCCTCAACATCTCGCCCGATCACCTGGACCGCCACGGCGGCATGGAAGGCTATATCGCCGCCAAGCGTCGCATCCTGCTGAACCAGGACAAGGGCGATACGGCGATCATCGGGGTCGACGATCCGTGGTGCCAGCAGATCTGCACCGAGATCACCGCCGCCAACCGCCGGACCATCTGGCCGATCAGCGCCGGGCGAGCCATGGGCCGTGGGGTCTATGCCCTGCAGGGCGTTCTGTACGACGCCACCGGCGATCGGGTGACCGAGGTGGCCGACCTGCTGCGGGCCCGCAGCCTGCCGGGCCGTCACAACTGGCAGAACGCCGCCGCCGCCTATGCCGCGGCGCGGGCGCTGGGCATATCGATGGCCGACGCGGCCGAGGGACTGCGCACCTTCCCGGGCCTGGCGCACCGCATGGAGACGGTGGCGACCCTCGGGCAGGTCCGTTTCGTCAACGACTCCAAGGCCACCAACGCCGACGCCGCGCGTCAGGCGATGTCGTCCTATCCGCGCTTCTACTGGATCGCCGGCGGCGTGCCGAAGGCAGGCGGCATAGACAGCCTGACCGACCTGTTCCCGCGCATCGCCAAGGCCTACCTGATCGGCGACGCCGCTCCGGCCTTCGGCGCGGCGCTGAAGGATCGCGCCCCGTCCAAGGAATGCGGCACGCTGGAGGCCGCGGTCATGGCCGCCTATGCCGACGCCAAGTCGTCGGGCGAGGATGCGGTCGTTCTGCTGTCGCCGGCCTGCGCGTCGTTCGATCAGTTCGCCGATTTCGAAGCCCGGGGCGAGGCGTTCCGCGCCGCTGTCCAAAGCCTGTCCAAGGCGCCCAAGGGGGCGACGGCTTGAGCGGTGAACGCAACAACGCCCACGCCTTCGCCCGCACGGACCAGTCGCGGTTCGGCGTGTGGTGGTGGACGACCGATCACTGGCTGCTGGGCGGTGTCGCCGCGCTGATCGTTGTCGGCGTTCTGCTGTCCTTCGCCTCCAGCCCGGCGGCGGCCCTGCGCATGGGCATCGACGATCCGTTTCATTTCGCCCTGCGTCAGTGCGTGTTCGCCGGCGCGGCCAGCGTCATCCTGATCGCCGCCTCCATGCTGACGCCGCGCGGCGTGCGGCGGACGGCGTTCTTCGTCTATATCGTGGCCATCCTGATCATGGCGGCGTTGCCGTTCATCGGGCACACCGCCAAGGGGGCCGCCCGCTGGGTGGCCATCGGCGGGTTCACCCTGCAGCCATCGGAATTCATGAAGCCGGCGCTGATCGTGCTGGTCTCGTGGATGTTCGCCGAGGGGCAGAAGGGCGAGGGGGTGCCGGGGGTGTCCATCGCCTTCGGGCTGTACGGCCTGGCGGTGGCGCTGCTGCTGATCCAGCCGGATGTGGGCCAGACGGTCCTGATCACCGTGGCGTTCGGCGCCGCCTTCTGGATGGCGGGCGTGCCGCTGTCCTGGATCATGGGGTTGGGCGCGCTGGCGCTGAGCGGACTGGTCAGCACCTATTTCATCTTCGACCACGTGCGGGCCCGGGTGACCAAGTTCCTCAGCCCCGAGCAGGCCGACACCCACCAGATCACCCGCGCGTCCGAGGCGATCAGCGCCGGGGGCCTGTTCGGCCGTGGACCGGGCGAGGGCGTCATGAAGCGCCACGTGCCCGACCTGCATACCGACTTCATCTATTCGGTGGCGGCCGAGGAATATGGCCTCGTCTTCTCGCTGGCCCTGATCAGCCTGTTCTCCTTCGTGGTGGTGCGGGGTCTGTACAAGGCGATGAAGCTGTCCGACCCGTTCGAGCAGGTGGCGGCGGCCGGTCTGTTCGTGCTGGTGGGCCAGCAGGCGATCATCAATGTCGCTGTGAACTTGAACCTGATCCCGACCAAGGGCATGACCTTGCCGTTCATCTCCTATGGCGGCTCTTCCATGCTCGCCATGGGGCTGACCCTGGGCATGGCGCTGGCGCTGACGCGTCGCCGTCCCGGGGCCTATTCGTCGACGGATGCGCTGGCTCGGGCCGGCGCCTTCGCCTGAGCTTGAGGGGTAAGTGCTCATGAGCGGCAAGGTCGCCGTTGTCGCCGCCGGTGGAACCGGCGGGCACATGTTCCCCGCCCAGGCGCTGGCGGAGACCCTGATCGCGCGCGGCTGGCGCGTGGTCCTGGCCACTGACGAGCGCGGCGAGGTCTATGCCGACAAGTTTCCGGCCGAGGAAAAGCTGTTCCTGTCGGCCGCGACCTTCAAGAAGGGCGACCCGGTCGGGATGATCCGCGCGGGCTTCGCGATCTTGGCCGGCGTGATGCAGGCCCGTAAGGCGTTCAAGCGCCTGAGCCCGGCGGTCGTCGTCGGCTTCGGCGGCTATCCGTCCCTGCCGGCCCTGATGGCGGCCACGGGCCAGAAGCGCCCGACCGTGATCCACGAGCAGAACGCGGTGCTAGGCCGCGTGAACCGCTACATGGCGCCGAAGGTCACGCAACTGGCCTGCGCGTTCCCGACGCTGGAGATGGCGTCGTCCGCCGCAAAGGCCCGCGCCCATGTGGTCGGCAATCCGGTCCGCCCGCCGATCCAGGCGCTCTACGACCAGCCCTATGAGGCCCCCGGCGAGGAAGGCCCGATCCGCTTGCTGATCACCGGTGGCAGCCAGGGCGCGCGCCTGCTGTCCGAGCTGGTGCCCGAGGCGGTGATCCGCCTGCCGGAAGACATCCGCATGCGGCTGGAGATCCAGCAGCAGACCCGGGCCGAGTCTATGGAGAACGCCCGCCGCATCTACGCCAACGCCCTGGTGAAGGCCGAGATCGCGCCGTTCTTCCGCGACATGGCCGGCCGCCTGGGCAAGGCGCATCTGGTGGTCGGTCGGGCAGGGGCTTCGACGGTCTGCGAACTGGCCGTGGCCGGACGTCCGTCCATCCTGGTGCCGCTGAAGATCGCCGCTGACGATCACCAGCGCTTCAACGCCCGCCTGCTGGAAGACGCCGGCGCGGCCGCCGTCGCCCTGGAAGACGAGCTGACCACCGACACCATGGCCGGCGCCCTGAACGCCCTGCTGCGGGACGGTGCGCGCCTGGCACGCATGGCGGCCTCGGCGCACGACGCCGGCACCCCCGACGCGGCCGCCAAGCTGGCGGACCTGGTCGAGGCGACCGCCCGCTAGTTCGGCTCCGCGCCGCTTTCGATCAGAGGGCGGCCGATCCTCACCGCTTCCTCCACCGACTCCGCCGTGCGCACGGCGGGGAAGGGCGCATGCCCGTCGCAGACCAGCTTGGCCGCCGCTTCCTCCATGCCGCCGCCCGGAATCGGCTCGGTCGGGGTCGGCGCGCCGCTGAGCGGGCCTTCGCGGCCGGTGGCGCGGATGCTGGCGTAGGCGTTCCGAACCAGGGTGCGGGCGTCGCAGTCGATGGTCAGGGCCTGCCAGCCGCCCCAATAGGCCTCGCCCGCGGCGATGAAGTCGGTCTCCACCACCTGCAGCACGCGAAGCTTCGCGGTCCGGCCGCTCCAGGTGATCCCAGCCTCATCCACGAAGGCGGCGTAGCGGCCGACATCGACAAGCTTGAGCGACAGCTTGGCCACATCTTGCGCATGCGCTGGGGCGGCGATCAGCAAAATCCCCGTCAGGAGGGCATTTCCGGCCCGTCGCAAATCATTTAATCCGGCTGACATGATCAAGCGTCGACGTCCTGTCCCCTTCGAACTCGGCCCCGTGCATTTCATCGGCATCGGCGGCATCGGCATGAGCGGCATCGCCGAGATCATGCTGCGTATCGGCTATACGGTTCAGGGATCGGACGCGAAAGCCAGCGCCAATACCGAGCGCCTGGCTCAGCTGGGCGCCAAGATCTTCATCGGCCATGACGCCGCCCACGTGGAGGGGGCCTCGGCCGTGGTCTATTCCACTGCTGTGAAGCCGGACAATCCGGAGATGGTCGCCGGCCGCAACGCGCGTCTGCCGCTGGTCCGCCGCGCCGAGATGCTGGCTGAACTGATGCGCCTGCAGTTCTCCGTCGGGGTTGCGGGCACGCACGGCAAGACCACCACCACCTCCATGGTCGCCGCCCTGCTGGACGCCGGCGGGCTGGATCCGACGGTGGTCAACGGCGGGATCATCAACGCCTATGGCACCAACGCCAAGGTGGGCGAGGGCGACTGGATCGTCGTCGAGGCGGACGAGAGCGACGGCAGCTTCCTGCGCCTGAAGTCGACCGTCGGCATCATCACCAACATCGACGCCGAGCACCTGGATCACTGGGGCGACTTCGAAGCCGTGAAGAAGGGCTTCCAGGACTTCGTCGAGAACATTCCCTTCTACGGCTTCTGCGCGGTCTGCACCGACCACCCGGAAGTTCAGGCCCTGACCTCACGGATCGAGAACCGCCGCCTGGTGACCTACGGGACCAACCCGCAGGCCGAGGTCCGCGTCCAGAACATCACCATGGGCCCGGACGGCGCCGGGTTCGACGTGATCATCTCGCCCCTGAACGGCGAGGAGCTTCGCTATGAAGGCCTGCACCTGCCCATGGCCGGTCTGCACAACGTCCTGAACGCCACCGCCGCCATCGCCGTGGCGCGCGAACTGGGCGTGGATGCGGAAGCGATCCGCAAGGGCCTGGCCGGCTTCGGCGGGGTGAAGCGCCGCTTCACCACCGTGGGCGTCGCCAACGGCGTTCGCGTCATCGACGACTATGGCCACCACCCGGTGGAGATCGCCAACGTCCTGAAGGCCGCCCGGGCGGTGACCGAGGGCCGGGTGATCGCCGTGGTGCAGCCCCACCGCTACACCCGCCTGCGCGACCTGATGGCGGAGTTCAGCTCCTGCTTCAATGACGCCGACGTGGTGATCGTGGCCGACGTCTATACGGCCGGCAAGTCGCCGATCGAGGGCGTTGACCGCGACGGCTTGGTGGAAGGCCTGCGTCGCTTCGGCCATCGCCGCGCCATTCCGCTGGAAAGCCCGGCGGCCCTGGCCGGCATCGTGGCGGAAGAGGCCAAGGCGGGCGATCTGGTGGTCTTGCTCGGCGCCGGCGACATCACCAGCTGGGCCTACGCCCTGCCGGCCCTGCTCGAGGCGCTTGCTCAGCAAGAGGGGGCTCAGTGAGCTGGCGCGACGCTCTTCCGGCGGTTCGCGGCAAGCTGCTGCGTGACGAGGCCCTGGCGCCGTTCACCTGGTTCCGTGTCGGCGGGCCGGCGGAGCTGATCTTCCTGCCCGAGGACGAGGATGATCTGGCCGATTTCCTCCGCGGCCTCGATCCCGCCGTGCCGGTCACGCCGATCGGCGTCGGCTCCAACACCCTGGTCCGCGACGGCGGGGTGGAGGGGGTGGTGATCCGCCTGGGCGGCAAGCCTTTCGCCAAGGTCGAGGCGCGCGGGAACAGCCGCATCTTCTCCGGCTCGGCCGTGCCGGACGCGATCCTGGCGCGCGAGGCCGCCAAGGCGGGGATCGCGGGGCTGGAGTTCTATCGCGGCGTGCCGGGCTCCATCGGCGGCGCCCTGATGATGAACGCCGGCTGCTACGGCTCCGAGACCAAGGACGTGCTGGTCGAGGCCTATGCGGTGACCCGTTCGGGCGAACGCGTGACCCTGTCCAACGCCGACCTCGGCTACACCTATCGCAAGTCCGCCCGCGCGGCGGCCGGCGACCTGATCTTCACTGGCGCCCTGTTCGAAGGGACCGCCGATGAACCCGCCGCCATCCAGGCGCGGATGGAGGAGATCACGGCTCGGCGTGAAACCACCCAGCCGATCCGCGAGAAGACCGGCGGCTCCACCTTCAAGAACCCGCCGGGGCATTCGTCCTGGAAGCTGGTCGACGAGGCGGGCTGGCGCGGCAAGCCGTTCGGCGGGGCGATGTTCTCGCCGCTGCACTCCAACTTCCTGATCAATACGGGCGAGGCGACGGCGGCCGACCTGGAAGGGCTGGGCGAGGCGGTGCGCGCCGACGTGAAGGCCAAGACCGGCGTCGAGCTGGAATGGGAGATCAAGCGGATCGGCAAGGCCTAACAGCCTGCTGACGGTTTACGACTCCAGCGGTTGG contains the following coding sequences:
- the mraY gene encoding phospho-N-acetylmuramoyl-pentapeptide-transferase codes for the protein MLYLLYERLSDLREHIPLLNLLKYLTFRTVMAVMTAQLVVILMGSRFIRWMRAKQGKGQPIRAEGIQRHVVEKAGTPTMGGLMILAGVFVGTLLWADLSNIHVWVVLFVTGAYGLLGFMDDYAKVTKQTTAGLSSRQKLVAQVLVAVIASVLLIVFSPKSPTTPGLETSLVFPIFKQFIFNLGWFYVIFAAVVLVGASNAVNLTDGLDGLATVPVMIAASTFGLIAYLVGNYVFANYLQLHFAPGVGELAVFCGSIIGAGMGFLWYNAPPAKIFMGDTGSLALGGALGAVAVSSKHEIVLAIVGGLFVAEALSVMIQVAYFKKTGKRIFLMAPIHHHFEKLGWAESTVVIRFWIVSLMLALVGLATLKLR
- the murD gene encoding UDP-N-acetylmuramoyl-L-alanine--D-glutamate ligase, with translation MIPVRGFEGKTVAVFGLGRTGLTAARALLAGKAKVIAWDEKASGRDAAQAEGLTVKDLWAADWSGISALMLSPGVPLTHPKPHWVVEKAQAAGVEILGDIELFARTVNAAPAHKRPKVAAITGTNGKSTTTALLGHICRSAGRDTRIGGNIGYGVLSLDDMHGGAVYVLETSSYQLDLTSSLKADAAVILNISPDHLDRHGGMEGYIAAKRRILLNQDKGDTAIIGVDDPWCQQICTEITAANRRTIWPISAGRAMGRGVYALQGVLYDATGDRVTEVADLLRARSLPGRHNWQNAAAAYAAARALGISMADAAEGLRTFPGLAHRMETVATLGQVRFVNDSKATNADAARQAMSSYPRFYWIAGGVPKAGGIDSLTDLFPRIAKAYLIGDAAPAFGAALKDRAPSKECGTLEAAVMAAYADAKSSGEDAVVLLSPACASFDQFADFEARGEAFRAAVQSLSKAPKGATA
- the ftsW gene encoding putative lipid II flippase FtsW — encoded protein: MSGERNNAHAFARTDQSRFGVWWWTTDHWLLGGVAALIVVGVLLSFASSPAAALRMGIDDPFHFALRQCVFAGAASVILIAASMLTPRGVRRTAFFVYIVAILIMAALPFIGHTAKGAARWVAIGGFTLQPSEFMKPALIVLVSWMFAEGQKGEGVPGVSIAFGLYGLAVALLLIQPDVGQTVLITVAFGAAFWMAGVPLSWIMGLGALALSGLVSTYFIFDHVRARVTKFLSPEQADTHQITRASEAISAGGLFGRGPGEGVMKRHVPDLHTDFIYSVAAEEYGLVFSLALISLFSFVVVRGLYKAMKLSDPFEQVAAAGLFVLVGQQAIINVAVNLNLIPTKGMTLPFISYGGSSMLAMGLTLGMALALTRRRPGAYSSTDALARAGAFA
- the murG gene encoding undecaprenyldiphospho-muramoylpentapeptide beta-N-acetylglucosaminyltransferase translates to MSGKVAVVAAGGTGGHMFPAQALAETLIARGWRVVLATDERGEVYADKFPAEEKLFLSAATFKKGDPVGMIRAGFAILAGVMQARKAFKRLSPAVVVGFGGYPSLPALMAATGQKRPTVIHEQNAVLGRVNRYMAPKVTQLACAFPTLEMASSAAKARAHVVGNPVRPPIQALYDQPYEAPGEEGPIRLLITGGSQGARLLSELVPEAVIRLPEDIRMRLEIQQQTRAESMENARRIYANALVKAEIAPFFRDMAGRLGKAHLVVGRAGASTVCELAVAGRPSILVPLKIAADDHQRFNARLLEDAGAAAVALEDELTTDTMAGALNALLRDGARLARMAASAHDAGTPDAAAKLADLVEATAR
- the murC gene encoding UDP-N-acetylmuramate--L-alanine ligase, with protein sequence MIKRRRPVPFELGPVHFIGIGGIGMSGIAEIMLRIGYTVQGSDAKASANTERLAQLGAKIFIGHDAAHVEGASAVVYSTAVKPDNPEMVAGRNARLPLVRRAEMLAELMRLQFSVGVAGTHGKTTTTSMVAALLDAGGLDPTVVNGGIINAYGTNAKVGEGDWIVVEADESDGSFLRLKSTVGIITNIDAEHLDHWGDFEAVKKGFQDFVENIPFYGFCAVCTDHPEVQALTSRIENRRLVTYGTNPQAEVRVQNITMGPDGAGFDVIISPLNGEELRYEGLHLPMAGLHNVLNATAAIAVARELGVDAEAIRKGLAGFGGVKRRFTTVGVANGVRVIDDYGHHPVEIANVLKAARAVTEGRVIAVVQPHRYTRLRDLMAEFSSCFNDADVVIVADVYTAGKSPIEGVDRDGLVEGLRRFGHRRAIPLESPAALAGIVAEEAKAGDLVVLLGAGDITSWAYALPALLEALAQQEGAQ
- the murB gene encoding UDP-N-acetylmuramate dehydrogenase, with product MSWRDALPAVRGKLLRDEALAPFTWFRVGGPAELIFLPEDEDDLADFLRGLDPAVPVTPIGVGSNTLVRDGGVEGVVIRLGGKPFAKVEARGNSRIFSGSAVPDAILAREAAKAGIAGLEFYRGVPGSIGGALMMNAGCYGSETKDVLVEAYAVTRSGERVTLSNADLGYTYRKSARAAAGDLIFTGALFEGTADEPAAIQARMEEITARRETTQPIREKTGGSTFKNPPGHSSWKLVDEAGWRGKPFGGAMFSPLHSNFLINTGEATAADLEGLGEAVRADVKAKTGVELEWEIKRIGKA